A single window of Streptomyces griseoviridis DNA harbors:
- a CDS encoding phosphatidylserine decarboxylase — MPHSQTSAPRDSLVGTRLARGASPWLLPTVATAALSLVRARHSGAAKAVAVPATALAAGMLWFFRDPEREITQGRVISPADGVVQSIMPWKDGRTRVAIFMSPLNVHVNRAPLAGTVTSVEHIPGGFVPAFNKESENNERVVWHFDTELGDIEMIQIAGAVARRIVPYLPQGSKVEQGERIGLIRFGSRVDLYLPEGVEVAVEVGQKTVAGVTRIDRD, encoded by the coding sequence ATGCCCCACAGCCAAACCTCTGCACCTCGCGACAGCCTGGTCGGCACACGCCTCGCGCGCGGAGCATCGCCGTGGCTTCTCCCGACCGTCGCCACCGCAGCCCTCAGCCTGGTCCGCGCCCGTCACAGCGGCGCCGCCAAGGCCGTGGCCGTGCCCGCCACCGCGCTCGCGGCGGGCATGCTGTGGTTCTTCCGCGACCCCGAGCGTGAGATCACCCAGGGCCGGGTCATCTCGCCCGCCGACGGTGTGGTGCAGAGCATCATGCCGTGGAAGGACGGACGCACCCGCGTCGCGATCTTCATGAGCCCGCTCAACGTCCACGTGAACCGCGCCCCGCTCGCCGGCACCGTGACGTCGGTCGAGCACATCCCTGGTGGGTTCGTCCCCGCGTTCAACAAGGAGAGCGAGAACAACGAGCGCGTAGTCTGGCACTTCGACACCGAGCTCGGCGACATCGAGATGATCCAGATCGCCGGTGCCGTCGCCCGTCGCATCGTCCCCTACCTGCCGCAGGGCAGCAAGGTCGAGCAGGGCGAGCGCATCGGTCTGATCCGCTTCGGGTCGCGTGTGGACCTCTACCTGCCCGAGGGCGTGGAGGTCGCGGTCGAGGTCGGTCAGAAGACGGTGGCTGGGGTGACTCGCATTGACCGTGATTGA
- a CDS encoding glycerate kinase, with amino-acid sequence MLVAADKFKGSLTAVQVAERVTAGLRRVVPGVEVTSLPVADGGDGTVDAAVAAGFERREVTVAGPLGDEVSAAFALRGDTAVVEMAEASGLQRLPDGVLAPLSASTYGSGELLRAALDAGARTIVFGVGGSATTDGGAGMLSALGARFLDADGQPVPPGGGGLVELASADLSGLDPRLGAVELVLASDVDNPLTGPKGAPAVYGPQKGASPDDVQALDEALAHFAKILEGAPGPTGAARPGGSSGAGDARGGGDTALLGARAAECAVSPGAGAAGGIGYGALLIGARFRPGIDVMLDVLGFAAALENAELVITGEGSLDEQTLHGKAPAGVAAAARAAGKEVVAVCGRLALPPEALGRAGIRRAYPLTGVEPDVATCIADAGPILERVAEKIARDFLV; translated from the coding sequence GTGCTGGTCGCCGCGGACAAGTTCAAGGGGTCGCTGACGGCCGTGCAGGTCGCGGAGCGGGTGACGGCCGGGCTGCGCCGGGTCGTGCCGGGCGTCGAGGTGACGTCGCTGCCCGTGGCCGACGGCGGCGACGGAACGGTGGACGCGGCGGTCGCCGCCGGTTTCGAGCGGCGCGAGGTCACGGTCGCCGGGCCGCTGGGCGACGAGGTGAGCGCGGCGTTCGCGCTGCGCGGTGACACCGCGGTCGTGGAGATGGCCGAGGCCAGCGGGTTGCAGCGGCTGCCCGACGGCGTCCTCGCCCCGCTCTCGGCGTCCACGTACGGTTCGGGCGAGCTGCTGCGGGCCGCGCTGGACGCGGGCGCCCGCACCATCGTCTTCGGCGTCGGCGGCAGCGCCACCACCGACGGCGGCGCCGGGATGCTCTCCGCGCTGGGCGCGCGGTTCCTCGACGCCGACGGGCAGCCGGTGCCGCCGGGCGGCGGCGGGCTCGTCGAGCTGGCCTCCGCCGATCTGTCGGGGCTCGACCCGCGCCTCGGCGCCGTCGAACTGGTCCTCGCGAGCGACGTCGACAACCCCCTGACCGGTCCGAAGGGCGCGCCGGCCGTGTACGGGCCGCAGAAGGGCGCCTCGCCCGACGACGTACAGGCCCTCGACGAGGCCCTCGCCCACTTCGCCAAGATCCTGGAAGGCGCACCGGGGCCGACCGGTGCCGCGAGGCCCGGCGGGTCGTCCGGTGCCGGGGACGCGCGCGGCGGCGGGGACACCGCGCTGCTCGGCGCGCGTGCCGCCGAGTGCGCGGTGTCGCCCGGCGCGGGCGCCGCGGGCGGCATCGGCTACGGCGCCCTCCTGATCGGCGCCCGCTTCCGGCCCGGCATCGACGTCATGCTGGACGTCCTCGGCTTCGCGGCCGCCCTGGAGAACGCCGAGCTGGTGATCACCGGCGAGGGCTCCCTCGACGAGCAGACCCTGCACGGCAAGGCACCCGCGGGCGTCGCGGCGGCGGCTCGGGCGGCCGGCAAGGAGGTCGTCGCGGTCTGCGGACGCCTCGCCCTGCCCCCTGAGGCCCTCGGCCGGGCCGGTATCCGCCGCGCCTACCCGCTGACCGGCGTCGAGCCCGACGTGGCCACCTGCATCGCGGACGCGGGCCCGATCCTGGAACGGGTCGCGGAGAAGATCGCCCGGGACTTCCTGGTCTGA
- the pssA gene encoding CDP-diacylglycerol--serine O-phosphatidyltransferase, translating into MPEADEADDEEEMPLSLRLSIADTLTLGNATCGFMAVYFTTTGILIPHLTGSQESGMARHSAATAVILMLCAAVFDLFDGLVARKLRSSPMGAELDNLSDLISFGLAPAYFVLVYGMVADDAHQRMAALGAIVVLLAVVLRLARFSCVTPRDGVFQGMPSPFGALTVVSIVLLELPFVATLLAILGTAWLMVSRVEYPKPRGRLAVAMLSWIVLSMGLLAAWAFDAPSGQLLLQTGCALQLVMGAVIPLFATARRVNNFRDNRREARAAQLP; encoded by the coding sequence GTGCCCGAGGCCGACGAGGCGGACGACGAAGAGGAGATGCCCCTCTCTCTGCGCCTGTCGATAGCGGACACCCTGACGCTCGGCAACGCCACGTGCGGCTTCATGGCGGTGTACTTCACCACCACCGGCATCCTGATCCCGCACCTCACCGGCAGCCAGGAATCCGGCATGGCCCGCCACAGCGCGGCCACGGCGGTCATCCTGATGCTCTGCGCCGCGGTCTTCGACCTCTTCGACGGCCTGGTGGCGCGCAAGCTGCGCTCCTCCCCCATGGGCGCCGAGCTGGACAACCTCTCGGACCTGATCAGCTTCGGTCTGGCGCCCGCGTACTTCGTCCTGGTCTACGGCATGGTCGCCGACGACGCGCACCAGAGAATGGCCGCGCTCGGGGCGATCGTGGTGCTGCTGGCCGTCGTGCTGCGACTGGCCCGCTTCTCCTGTGTGACACCGCGCGACGGCGTGTTCCAGGGCATGCCGAGCCCGTTCGGCGCGTTGACGGTCGTCTCCATCGTGCTGCTCGAACTGCCCTTCGTGGCCACGCTGCTGGCCATCCTGGGCACCGCCTGGCTGATGGTGAGCCGGGTCGAGTACCCGAAGCCGCGGGGCCGTCTCGCCGTGGCGATGCTGTCCTGGATCGTGCTGTCCATGGGCCTGCTCGCCGCCTGGGCGTTCGACGCCCCGAGCGGCCAACTGCTCCTCCAGACGGGCTGTGCGCTCCAGCTCGTCATGGGCGCGGTGATCCCGCTGTTCGCCACGGCCCGCCGGGTGAACAACTTCCGCGACAACCGCCGCGAGGCACGCGCGGCGCAGCTGCCGTAG